A single genomic interval of Salmo trutta chromosome 13, fSalTru1.1, whole genome shotgun sequence harbors:
- the LOC115205918 gene encoding CLK4-associating serine/arginine rich protein has protein sequence MWQEARKHERKLRGMMVDYKRRGERRREYYEKIKKDPAQFLQVHGRAYKIHLDSAVALAAESPINMMPWQGDANNMIDRFDVRAHLDFILTYTPPLLNTATPEQESEERKCNYERYRGLVQNDFASISEEQCLYQIQMDELYGGLQRPNEDEKKKLAKEKATIGYTYEDSTVTKPGEEEEKGEEDDTDNSESEEDEGIPDIDVEVDVDELNTEQELDLNKMATPYGMAEGDFVRMLRKDKDELEAIKHAKALEAEKAMYSGRRSRRQRREFREKRLKGRQISPPSYARRDSPTYDPYKRPQSESSSESRSRSRSPGPEKITFITSFGGSDEEAAAATQAPPPVHTPANSLHHPAGHSRGSRRRRSSSSPSSSTHSSTHRSSSRSSSHSRRDRRRGGGRDRRHSRSRSRRRSDSRSRGRGANGGGRRGSRRRYDRTQSRSNDRDGDRERDRERDGDVGRRFAARRRTRSRSNSRQGDRARQGGGGRTSGGHQRGVSSSSPSPSQSPQPSCTPSPSHRGGPPSATALCDKLRKPETGGREETGGEKPRMTPQEKLKIRMQKALNRQSKADKKAAQAKVTQQENKRAEREGELRAMARKIRMKERERREKERDEWERQYGRQSHSPSPSKYGRDHSSSRRRSRSRSRSPYYRY, from the exons ATGTGGCAGGAGGCCCGCAAACATGAGCGCAAGCTGCGCGGCATGATGGTGGACTACAAACGCCGCGGCGAGCGCCGGCGAGAGTACTACGAGAAGATC aAAAAGGACCCGGCTCAGTTCCTTCAGGTTCACGGCCGGGCCTATAAGATCCATCTGGACTCGGCCGTGGCGCTCGCTGCAGAAAGCCCCATCAACAT GATGCCCTGGCAGGGAGACGCCAACAACATGATTGACAGGTTTGACGTGagggcacacctggacttcatacTCACCTACACCCCTCCGCTCCTCAACACAGC CACCCCAGAACAGGAGTCGGAGGAGAGGAAGTGCAACTATGAGCGTTACAGAGGCCTAGTGCAGAATGACTTTGCCAGCA TCTCTGAGGAGCAGTGTTTGTACCAGATCCAAATGGACGAGCTCTATGGTGGTCTGCAGAGGCCAAATGAGGACGAGAAGAAAAA GCTTGCCAAGGAGAAGGCCACCATTGGCTACACATACGAGGACAGTACTGTTACGAAGCCtggggaggaagaagagaaaggggaggaggatGACACTGACAACAGCGAATCAGAGGAGGACGAGGGTATTCCAGACATTG ACGTGGAGGTGGACGTTGACGAGCTCAACACGGAGCAGGAGTTGGATCTGAACAAGATGGCCACTCCATATGGAATGGCAGAGGGAGATTTTGTCAG GATGCTGAGGAAAGACAAGGATGAGCTGGAGGCCATTAAACATGCCAAGGCTCTGGAGGCAGAGAAGGCCATGTACTCG GGCCGTCGCTCTCGCAGACAGAGGAGGGAgttcagagagaagagactgaAGGGCAGACAGATCAGCCCACCCAG CTATGCCAGGAGAGACAGCCCAACCTACGATCCCTACAAACG gcCCCAGTCGGAGTCCAGTTCGGAGTCGCGGTCCCGCTCTCGTTCCCCGGGCCCAGAGAAGATCACCTTCATCACCAGCTTCGGAGGCAGTGACGAGGAGGCTGCCGCTGCAACTCAAGCTCCACCCCCTGTCCACACCCCCGCCAACTCGCTGCACCACCCCGCAGGTCATAGCAGGGGCTCCCG CAGACGCCGCTCTTCCTCCAGCCCTTCCTCTTCCACCCACTCTTCCACTCATCGCTCCTCCTCTCGTTCCTCCTCTCACTCACGCCGCGACAGACGCCGAGGAGGTGGGAGGGACAGACGGCATTCCCGCTCCCGGTCGAGGCGGCGCTCCGACTCGCGGTCCCGGGGTAGAGGAGCCAAcggaggaggaagaagggggtCACGGAGGAGATACGACCGGACACAGTCCCGCTCCAATGACCGAGATGGAGAccgggagagggacagggagcgAGACGGGGACGTGGGACGTCGCTTCGCAGCACGCAGACGCACACG GTCCCGCTCTAACTCTCGGCAGGGGGACCGTGCCAGGCAGGGGGGTGGGGGGCGGACTTCAGGAGGCCATCAGAGGGGGGTCAGCAGCAGCAGTCCTAGCCCCTCCCAATCCCCCCAGCCCAGCTGTACCCCTTCCCCCTCACACAGAGGAGGCCCGCCCTCTGCCACTGCACTCTGTGACAAGCTGAGAAA ACCTG agaccggagggagggaggagacggGAGGAGAGA AGCCCAGGATGACCCCGCAGGAGAAGCTGAAGATACGCATGCAGAAGGCCCTCAACAGGCAGT CCAAGGCGGATAAGAAAGCAGCCCAGGCGAAAGTCACTCAGCAGGAAAATAAGCGAGCG GAGCGTGAGGGAGAGCTCAGAGCCATGGCACGCAAGATCCGCATGAA ggagcGTGAGCGtcgggagaaagagagggacgaGTGGGAGAGACAGTACGGACGACAAAGCCACTCGCCCTCCCCATCTAAATATG gTCGTGACCACAGCTCATCCAGAAG GAGGTCCCGTTCCCGGTCGAGGAGTCCATATTACCGATACTAA